In one Silene latifolia isolate original U9 population chromosome 10, ASM4854445v1, whole genome shotgun sequence genomic region, the following are encoded:
- the LOC141605069 gene encoding putative LRR receptor-like serine/threonine-protein kinase At3g47570 — MKVSYDMLLKATASFSSENLLGMGSFGSVFKGILDGNTVAVKVLNLQRHGASKSFMVECNALRNVRHRNLIGIITACSSIDFQRNDFRALVYEFMPNGSLDKWLHGGDRNMSLAQRVDVAIDVAHALSYLHHECETPIVHCDLKPSNILLDNDMVAHVGDFGLARFLTQPRHPNQSSTIGIKGTVGYAAPEYGLGSEPSTEGDVYSYGILLLELMTGKSPTDNMFKEGYSLHMHAEAALPDQVLQIVDPSLEEDNLTEEAEDPRAIQGELQRRVECITTVISVGVSCSNHFPQERMKIVDARSRLQSAKDGLLSTRNRRNLPARALMVTEA; from the exons ATGAAAGTGTCTTACGATATGTTACTCAAAGCAACGGCTAGTTTTTCTTCAGAGAATCTACTTGGGATGGGATCTTTTGGATCCGTGTTTAAGGGGATTTTGGATGGAAATACGGTAGCTGTGAAAGTCCTCAACTTGCAACGCCATGGTGCATCTAAGAGCTTCATGGTAGAGTGCAATGCGTTGAGGAATGTCCGTCACCGGAATCTGATAGGCATCATAACAGCTTGTTCAAGTATTGACTTTCAGAGAAATGATTTTAGAGCACTAGTATACGAGTTCATGCCTAATGGAAGCCTAGACAAATGGTTACATGGAGGCGACAGAAACATGAGCCTTGCTCAAAGGGTGGATGTAGCGATTGATGTGGCCCATGCACTCAGCTATCTCCACCATGAGTGTGAAACTCCAATAGTGCATTGCGACTTGAAACCAAGCAACATTTTGCTCGATAATGACATGGTTGCTCATGTTGGGGATTTTGGATTAGCAAGGTTTCTTACTCAACCCCGGCATCCAAATCAAAGTAGTACAATTGGAATCAAGGGTACGGTAGGCTATGCTGCTCCAG AGTATGGGCTCGGAAGTGAGCCATCTACAGAGGGTGATGTTTATAGCTATGGCATATTGCTACTTGAGCTAATGACAGGGAAGAGTCCAACAGACAACATGTTCAAGGAAGGCTACAGCCTTCATATGCATGCAGAAGCAGCATTACCTGACCAAGTCTTGCAAATTGTGGACCCATCGCTTGAAGAAGATAATCTCACTGAAGAAGCTGAAGACCCAAGGGCAATCCAAGGTGAGCTTCAAAGAAGAGTGGAATGCATTACTACTGTGATCAGTGTCGGAGTATCGTgctcaaatcattttccacaagaACGAATGAAAATAGTCGATGCTAGAAGCAGGCTTCAATCGGCAAAAGACGGCCTTCTCAGCACTAGAAACAGGCGTAATCTTCCTGCAAGAG CGCTGATGGTTACAGAGGCCTGA